A genomic segment from Glycine soja cultivar W05 chromosome 20, ASM419377v2, whole genome shotgun sequence encodes:
- the LOC114401412 gene encoding metal-nicotianamine transporter YSL1-like, whose product MMSSPANLNTGGEEKKLEIEKVVESQVEVADTESKRIQPWKEQITVRGLVVSTVLGIIYSIIAMKLNLSAGIVPNFNVSAALLAFLFVRSWNKVLHKAGFISKPFTRQENTIIQTCVVSCYSIAVHGGFASYLLGLNRKTYELSGVGTEGNNPNTVRDPGFAWMTTFLFVVCFVGLFILIPLRKIMIVDLKLTFPSGLATAVLINGFHTQGDKMAKKQVGGFLKYFSISFMWGFFKWFFSGTQDCGFAQFPTFGLQAWKQTFYFDFNMTYVGAGMICPHLVNLSLLLGAILSFGVIWPLIDRRKGDWFPTNLDESNMKALYGYKVFLTVALILGDGLYNFVKILVSSILSVHEKIKNRKNASSADQQRDNAEELKQKEVFLRDNISMWIGTGGYIVLSVISIIVIPLMFPQLKWFYVVVAYILAPSLAFCNAYGTGLTDMNMAYNYGKVALFVVAAMSGRDNGVVAGLVGCGLVKSVVSVACTLMHDFKTAYYTCTSPKAMFICQLIGTALGCVIAPLSFFLFYKAFDVGNPHGEFKAPYALIYRNMAVLGVEGFSALPQHCLQLCYGFFAFAVVVNMVRDLSPNVFGKWMPLPMVMAIPFLVGAYFAIDMCLGSLVVYVWHKLNTKKAEAMIPATASGLICGEGLWALPASILALAKVNPPICMNFLAS is encoded by the exons ATGATGTCCTCACCAGCTAATTTGAACACGGggggagaagagaagaaattaGAAATAGAGAAAGTGGTAGAGAGTCAGGTAGAGGTAGCAGATACCGAGTCAAAGAGAATTCAGCCATGGAAAGAGCAAATAACAGTGAGAGGATTGGTGGTGAGCACGGTGCTTGGAATCATATACAGCATAATAGCCATGAAGCTCAATCTCTCAGCTGGAATCGTTCCTAACTTTAATGTCTCTGCTGCCCTTCTTGCTTTCTTGTTTGTCCGAAGCTGGAACAAAGTGCTCCACAAGGCTGGTTTTATCTCCAAACCCTTCACCCGCCAAGAAAACACCATCATACAGACTTGTGTTGTCTCATGCTATAGCATTGCTGTTCATG GAGGATTTGCTTCTTATCTTTTGGGATTAAACAGGAAGACGTATGAGTTGTCTGGAGTTGGGACTGAGGGTAACAATCCAAATACTGTTAGAGATCCTGGATTTGCTTGGATGACTACCTTCCTTTTTGTGGTTTGCTTTGTTGGTCTCTTCATCTTGATTCCACTCAGAAAG ATCATGATAGTTGACCTGAAGTTGACGTTTCCTAGTGGCTTGGCAACAGCTGTTCTCATCAATGGTTTCCACACGCAGGGGGACAAAATGGCCAA GAAGCAAGTTGGTGGGTTCTTGAAGTATTTTTCCATCAGTTTCATGTGGGGTTTTTTCAAGTGGTTCTTCTCAGGGACACAGGATTGCGGATTCGCTCAGTTTCCTACCTTTGGATTGCAAGCTTGGAAGCAAAC attctattttgattttaacatgACTTATGTGGGAGCAGGGATGATTTGCCCCCACCTTGTAAATTTGTCTTTGCTCCTTGGAGCCATTCTCTCCTTTGGAGTGATATGGCCGCTCATTGATCGTCGCAAGGGAGATTGGTTCCCTACCAATTTAGATGAGAGCAACATGAAAGCTTTGTACGGCTACAAGGTCTTTCTAACAGTTGCTCTCATCCTCGGTGATGGCTTATACAACTTTGTCAAGATTTTAGTTTCCTCAATCCTTAGCGTAcatgaaaaaattaagaacCGTAAAAATG CTTCAAGTGCGGATCAACAGAGAGATAACGCTGAAGAGCTTAAACAAAAAGAAGTTTTCCTGAGGGACAACATTTCGATGTGGATCGGAACCGGCGGATACATAGTTTTGTCGGTGATTTCCATAATTGTAATCCCTTTAATGTTTCCTCAGCTGAAGTGGTTCTACGTGGTGGTCGCTTACATCTTAGCCCCGTCCCTGGCATTCTGTAACGCTTACGGAACGGGTCTCACCGACATGAACATGGCATACAATTACGGCAAAGTGGCACTCTTTGTTGTTGCAGCTATGAGCGGGAGAGACAACGGCGTAGTGGCAGGTCTCGTAGGGTGTGGTCTGGTTAAATCTGTTGTCTCTGTGGCTTGCACTCTGATGCACGATTTCAAAACTGCATATTACACCTGCACTTCTCCTAAAGCAATGTTCATATGCCAATTAATCGGCACTGCGTTGGGCTGCGTAATAGCTCCCCTCAGCTTCTTTCTGTTCTACAAGGCATTCGATGTGGGGAACCCGCATGGGGAATTCAAGGCCCCCTATGCGCTAATTTACAGAAACATGGCGGTTTTAGGCGTCGAAGGTTTCTCCGCACTGCCCCAGCATTGCTTGCAGCTCTGTTACGGGTTCTTTGCTTTCGCGGTGGTGGTGAACATGGTGAGAGACCTCTCCCCCAACGTGTTTGGGAAATGGATGCCGTTGCCCATGGTGATGGCGATTCCCTTTCTGGTTGGTGCCTACTTTGCCATTGATATGTGCCTTGGGAGTTTGGTGGTTTACGTGTGGCACAAGCTTAACACTAAGAAGGCAGAGGCCATGATTCCAGCAACTGCGTCTGGACTCATTTGTGGAGAAGGCCTGTGGGCTCTTCCCGCTTCCATTCTTGCTCTTGCCAAAGTTAACCCGCCTATCTGCATGAATTTTCTTGCTTCCTAG